The following are from one region of the Nostoc cf. commune SO-36 genome:
- a CDS encoding phosphatase PAP2 family protein: MIDQVINWNNVYLQAIRVNGGAPGPIARTGAILHAAIYDAVNSIEKTHKPYLGIIPAAFGASKEAAAVYAAYTVLSSVSVYPNSKEKSQSFFDTELKKARKELENSGVSMQSIDDGKELGIAAAQAIIQNRQGDGFNDNTPYTPGKQPGDWRPTGSGDAVTPNWGKLKPFSPTQIKKFRPTRPAGFDNKQDLLASVEYAAQVNEVKRLGSATSTERTQEQTDIALFWANDLDGTYKPPGHLYTITQILSKLRGLSFSENARLFALVG; this comes from the coding sequence ATGATAGACCAAGTTATCAACTGGAACAATGTATATTTACAAGCAATTCGTGTGAACGGTGGCGCTCCTGGGCCAATTGCCCGTACTGGTGCTATATTACATGCTGCAATTTATGATGCTGTTAATTCTATTGAGAAAACTCACAAACCATACTTAGGAATCATCCCCGCAGCCTTCGGAGCTTCTAAAGAAGCGGCGGCAGTTTACGCTGCCTATACTGTATTGAGTAGCGTCAGTGTTTATCCCAATTCTAAAGAGAAAAGCCAAAGCTTCTTCGACACAGAACTTAAAAAAGCCCGTAAAGAACTTGAAAACAGTGGAGTGTCAATGCAGAGCATTGATGATGGTAAAGAACTTGGCATAGCAGCAGCTCAAGCAATTATCCAAAATCGACAAGGGGACGGTTTTAATGACAACACCCCTTATACTCCTGGAAAGCAGCCTGGTGATTGGCGGCCAACAGGTTCTGGTGATGCAGTGACTCCCAATTGGGGGAAATTAAAACCCTTCTCGCCAACACAGATCAAGAAATTTCGTCCAACTCGACCAGCAGGTTTTGACAACAAGCAAGATTTACTCGCTAGCGTTGAATATGCGGCTCAAGTCAATGAAGTAAAACGGCTTGGTTCTGCTACTTCCACTGAGCGCACTCAAGAGCAAACCGACATTGCTCTGTTTTGGGCGAATGATTTAGATGGAACATACAAGCCACCCGGACACCTTTATACCATAACCCAGATTTTGTCTAAATTGAGAGGGTTGAGCTTTTCCGAAAATGCACGATTGTTTGCGCTTGTGGGTTAG
- the hmpF gene encoding pilus motility taxis protein HmpF: MLYLAEVQKQKGGLLSGGAKTELKLLACQRTDQNWSTVSEEVIAAEEASKLNDGALVLVELNPNRQVQRVQEAGRPLVNILQNFSRQLEKFKLKEDEIDQWKQSLTFQAQELNRREMDMEVRSEQLQQLEEELQHLEEQKQEVDTSRQEIERLQTEVERNRLELEGAWEHLRGEQRRLEERLADFKSGTVLDEEQSRVMSELLDRLSSRVVPTEKVREHLHLAFELIEKQQATLTPHWQKLEEQKIAIAQQQKEVELLSQTFSDRQNACQEAQNSLVQHTAQLQINTADFNSKQEYARIIKEQLQSQEELYQQIHSLAATSGDVVLGKQADVEALDKMPLEELQKIVQDLQYKLEIDASFVHDQEQELKYKQEAIEELQTKINNASDHDHINLELELTDEKDLYQMLNSSLVGQRRNMLQHQKFLKQHQAVLLRRQGHTVVDEEEGNKVNLEPILLQIESQRQQYSQEIQKLEREIEQIRSGIELNQGMIDNQTHDLDEKRQELKAIEENLLSLRRTTAECCGRVNLYQEALQPIQDSLDGLRHKLQGIGESLDQFQETGDSQVQAIAQLRHTLQSLMPQPHLLAS; encoded by the coding sequence GTGCTGTATTTAGCAGAAGTACAAAAACAGAAAGGTGGTTTACTCAGTGGCGGAGCCAAAACCGAACTGAAACTGCTAGCTTGTCAGCGAACTGACCAGAATTGGAGTACTGTGTCGGAAGAAGTGATTGCCGCCGAGGAAGCAAGCAAATTAAATGACGGTGCTTTGGTACTGGTTGAACTGAATCCGAATCGTCAAGTGCAACGGGTTCAAGAAGCTGGGCGTCCGCTAGTCAACATTTTGCAGAATTTTTCCCGCCAATTGGAGAAATTTAAGCTCAAGGAAGATGAAATTGATCAGTGGAAGCAATCGCTGACGTTTCAGGCGCAAGAGTTGAATCGCCGGGAAATGGACATGGAAGTGCGCTCAGAACAGTTGCAACAATTGGAGGAAGAGTTGCAACACCTAGAGGAGCAAAAACAGGAAGTTGACACTTCCCGCCAAGAAATTGAACGATTGCAAACAGAAGTTGAGCGCAACCGCCTAGAATTGGAAGGCGCTTGGGAGCATTTACGAGGTGAGCAGCGTCGCCTAGAAGAACGTCTTGCAGATTTTAAATCAGGAACGGTTTTAGATGAGGAGCAAAGCCGGGTAATGAGTGAGTTACTCGATCGCTTGTCTAGTCGTGTTGTTCCTACAGAAAAGGTTAGAGAACACTTACATCTAGCCTTTGAATTGATCGAAAAGCAGCAAGCGACTCTTACCCCGCACTGGCAAAAATTGGAGGAGCAAAAAATTGCGATCGCACAACAGCAAAAAGAAGTAGAGTTATTGTCACAAACTTTTAGCGATCGCCAAAATGCGTGTCAAGAAGCACAAAATTCTTTAGTTCAGCACACAGCCCAATTGCAAATAAATACAGCAGACTTTAACAGCAAGCAAGAGTATGCTCGGATCATCAAAGAGCAGTTACAAAGTCAAGAGGAGTTATATCAACAGATTCACTCTTTAGCTGCAACATCTGGCGACGTAGTTCTCGGCAAGCAAGCTGATGTGGAGGCTTTGGACAAAATGCCTTTAGAAGAACTACAAAAGATAGTCCAAGACTTGCAGTATAAGTTAGAAATAGATGCGAGCTTTGTTCACGATCAAGAACAAGAACTGAAATATAAACAAGAAGCTATAGAAGAACTGCAAACTAAAATAAATAATGCATCTGACCATGACCACATTAATTTGGAACTGGAACTAACAGATGAAAAAGACCTTTATCAGATGCTAAACTCCAGTTTGGTGGGACAACGCCGCAATATGTTGCAGCATCAGAAATTTCTTAAGCAACACCAAGCTGTATTGCTACGGCGACAAGGACATACTGTTGTTGATGAAGAAGAAGGTAATAAAGTTAATTTAGAACCGATTCTGTTACAAATTGAAAGCCAGCGACAACAATATTCACAAGAAATCCAAAAGCTGGAACGTGAGATTGAGCAGATTCGTTCTGGTATTGAGCTAAATCAGGGAATGATTGATAATCAAACTCACGATCTGGATGAAAAGCGCCAAGAATTGAAAGCGATCGAAGAGAACTTGCTATCTCTAAGAAGAACAACTGCTGAATGCTGTGGTCGGGTGAATCTTTATCAAGAAGCGCTACAACCAATTCAGGATTCTCTAGATGGATTACGGCACAAGCTGCAAGGAATTGGAGAATCTTTGGATCAATTTCAGGAAACTGGTGATTCTCAAGTCCAAGCGATCGCTCAGTTGCGTCATACTCTCCAGAGTTTAATGCCTCAGCCACACTTATTAGCATCTTAA
- a CDS encoding methyl-accepting chemotaxis protein: MAASIDNYEPTYQQAMTAYVQRNYDVAATLVDQVVQDLPNDPNSHLLRGHIYYVLQQYDVAKEEYQQVLGLTNDQEIIAFANNGIENINQYLQSFGGQVDTSGSQEQINSLEMSDALAYSEPELEDLAASEEFDSENLDLNFFGEHQETVNGIEEISSKSPFDIATEDSIGTVKTSDSSTAFGDDPFAMNEELQEQDSNNNWEEKTELELPVFWQEDMSEDSQEESLVNSPFSDNEINSSQENSTIHNNSSSSNSQTFNTEDNFSDLLSQSKSPELNIGNLEYKKSRFGDETLLIVAEELRNDSPITNKLEHGSQDNLPETEAYKWLKPTDIEADEAFQPDLSNNSSSLSKNLPPKEKQFKSDESIGQTSFDEDENFDMEAFESAFGSEGLSSYEDSSNILNGENSKSNIEFLDDFEEFDDLGNIPGFDMLEGDASFGDLAMHSVPAETSETGRSQVGEAFPSNAADREEELFSMTGSHEAVPVFSQTDVSKLEPNVSIEQGWLAPLENASIERKQWLIAGSVGIVSALVVATVSFVATTFSPPQQRETVRNTGWAMSLAAGIAGFATAGFMGNLALKQIRRTTNDLQAQFEAVRQGNLNAQATVFSEDELGHLSTGFNEMARVIFTTTSEAQRKADEQEEAKENLQRQVIRLLDDVEGAARGDLTVQAEVTADVLGAVADAFNLTIQNLRDIVQQVKVAAKDVTKGATNSETFARALSSDALRQAEELAVTLNSVQVMTDSIQRVAEAAREAETVARDASTIALKGGEAVENTVAGILEIRETVAETTRKVKRLAESSQEISKIVALISQIASRTNLLALNASIEAARAGEAGRGFAIVADEVRQLADKSAKSLKEIEQIVMQIQSETGSVMTAMEEGTQQVIKGTKLAEEAKRSLENIIQVANRIDILVRSITTDTVEQTETSRAVAHVMQSVELTAQETSQEAQRVSGALQHLVGVSRDLIASVERFGVETMETR, encoded by the coding sequence ATGGCAGCAAGTATTGATAATTACGAGCCAACATATCAACAGGCGATGACCGCCTATGTTCAAAGAAATTATGACGTTGCGGCCACTTTAGTTGACCAAGTGGTGCAAGATTTACCAAATGACCCCAACTCCCATTTGTTAAGGGGTCACATCTACTATGTTTTACAGCAGTACGATGTAGCAAAAGAAGAATATCAACAGGTATTAGGCTTGACTAACGATCAAGAAATTATTGCTTTTGCCAATAATGGAATTGAGAATATCAATCAATATCTACAGTCATTCGGTGGGCAGGTTGATACATCCGGAAGTCAAGAGCAAATAAATTCCTTAGAGATGTCTGATGCACTGGCATATAGCGAACCAGAATTAGAAGATTTGGCTGCTAGTGAGGAGTTTGACAGCGAAAACCTTGATTTGAACTTTTTTGGAGAGCATCAAGAAACTGTAAATGGCATTGAGGAGATATCTTCAAAAAGCCCATTTGATATAGCCACAGAAGACAGTATTGGAACAGTCAAAACATCAGATTCTTCTACAGCTTTTGGCGATGATCCTTTCGCCATGAATGAAGAATTGCAGGAACAAGACTCAAATAATAACTGGGAGGAGAAAACAGAATTAGAGTTACCTGTTTTTTGGCAAGAAGATATGTCAGAAGATAGTCAGGAAGAATCATTAGTAAATAGTCCTTTTTCAGATAATGAGATAAATTCTTCTCAGGAAAATTCAACTATCCATAATAATTCTTCGTCTTCTAATTCCCAAACTTTTAATACCGAGGATAATTTCTCCGATTTATTGAGTCAGTCAAAGTCTCCAGAGCTTAATATTGGGAATTTAGAATATAAAAAATCTCGTTTTGGAGACGAAACTTTACTAATTGTTGCAGAAGAACTGAGAAATGATTCGCCAATAACAAACAAATTGGAACATGGCAGTCAAGATAATTTGCCTGAAACCGAAGCCTATAAATGGTTAAAACCAACAGATATTGAAGCAGATGAAGCTTTTCAGCCGGATTTATCTAATAATTCTTCATCTTTAAGTAAGAATTTACCTCCCAAAGAAAAGCAGTTCAAATCAGATGAATCTATCGGTCAAACTAGCTTTGATGAAGATGAAAATTTCGATATGGAAGCATTTGAGTCTGCCTTTGGCTCAGAGGGTTTAAGCTCTTATGAAGACTCAAGCAATATACTGAATGGAGAAAATTCTAAGAGCAATATTGAGTTTTTAGATGACTTTGAGGAATTTGACGATTTAGGCAATATTCCAGGGTTTGACATGCTCGAAGGAGATGCTAGCTTCGGCGATCTAGCAATGCATTCTGTTCCAGCAGAAACTAGTGAGACTGGACGCTCTCAAGTCGGGGAGGCTTTTCCCAGTAATGCAGCCGATCGCGAAGAGGAACTATTCTCGATGACTGGTTCCCATGAAGCCGTTCCAGTCTTTAGCCAAACAGATGTCTCGAAACTAGAACCCAACGTCAGCATCGAGCAAGGATGGTTAGCACCGTTAGAGAATGCTTCCATTGAACGGAAACAATGGTTAATTGCTGGCAGTGTGGGCATTGTTTCGGCGCTGGTTGTAGCCACAGTTAGCTTTGTTGCCACCACATTTTCGCCACCCCAACAACGAGAAACAGTGCGAAACACAGGCTGGGCAATGTCACTAGCTGCTGGAATTGCAGGTTTTGCGACCGCAGGCTTCATGGGAAATCTGGCGCTAAAACAAATTCGGCGCACAACTAACGATCTCCAAGCTCAGTTTGAAGCTGTACGTCAAGGAAATCTGAATGCTCAAGCTACAGTGTTTTCTGAAGATGAATTAGGGCATTTATCCACGGGCTTTAATGAAATGGCGCGGGTAATTTTCACAACCACAAGTGAAGCCCAACGCAAAGCTGATGAACAAGAGGAAGCCAAAGAAAACCTCCAACGTCAGGTGATCCGTCTCTTAGATGATGTGGAAGGTGCTGCTAGAGGCGATTTAACAGTCCAAGCGGAAGTGACAGCCGATGTACTAGGAGCCGTAGCTGATGCCTTTAATTTGACAATTCAAAACCTGCGGGATATCGTTCAACAGGTAAAAGTGGCGGCGAAGGATGTAACAAAAGGTGCAACCAACTCTGAAACTTTTGCTAGAGCTTTATCTAGTGATGCTTTGCGCCAAGCAGAAGAGTTAGCAGTGACGCTAAATTCTGTACAGGTAATGACTGACTCGATTCAACGGGTAGCAGAGGCGGCGCGGGAAGCTGAAACCGTTGCTCGTGATGCTAGTACGATCGCTCTTAAAGGTGGCGAAGCAGTAGAAAATACCGTAGCAGGGATTTTGGAAATTCGAGAAACCGTTGCCGAAACCACTCGCAAAGTGAAGCGGTTGGCAGAATCTTCGCAAGAAATTTCTAAAATTGTGGCGTTGATTTCTCAAATTGCTTCCAGAACAAACTTGTTAGCACTCAATGCTAGTATTGAGGCGGCAAGAGCGGGAGAAGCTGGACGCGGGTTTGCGATCGTGGCAGATGAAGTGCGCCAGCTAGCAGATAAATCTGCAAAATCGCTTAAGGAAATTGAACAAATTGTGATGCAAATCCAAAGCGAAACAGGCTCTGTAATGACCGCGATGGAAGAAGGCACACAACAAGTAATTAAAGGGACAAAATTGGCAGAAGAAGCCAAGCGATCGCTCGAAAACATTATTCAAGTGGCGAATCGCATCGATATTCTTGTGCGCTCCATTACTACCGACACTGTAGAACAAACGGAAACTTCCCGCGCCGTTGCTCATGTAATGCAATCAGTAGAGTTGACCGCGCAAGAAACTTCCCAAGAAGCACAACGAGTTTCAGGTGCCCTACAACACTTAGTGGGTGTATCCCGTGACTTGATTGCCTCCGTTGAACGTTTCGGAGTGGAAACTATGGAAACCAGATAA
- a CDS encoding vanadium-dependent haloperoxidase, giving the protein MAWDAKYDTNLDLWRPESAIKLADTDGNSGTTADPTWRPLSPNLDGTRFSPPFPAYISGHATFGATHSGILRNFFGTDNVTFTATSEDPAARGNNGIRITRTFNSFSSAALENGRSRVYLGVHYQWDADAAYVSGTKLADFVFENLLTPV; this is encoded by the coding sequence TTGGCTTGGGATGCGAAGTATGACACTAATTTGGACTTGTGGAGACCAGAAAGTGCAATTAAATTGGCAGATACGGACGGAAACTCTGGAACTACTGCCGATCCTACTTGGAGACCTCTGTCACCCAATCTTGATGGTACGCGATTTTCGCCTCCATTCCCGGCTTATATCTCCGGTCACGCAACTTTCGGAGCCACCCATTCTGGAATCCTGCGGAATTTCTTTGGTACGGACAATGTTACTTTCACTGCCACATCTGAAGATCCCGCGGCCAGGGGCAATAATGGCATAAGAATCACACGGACATTCAACAGTTTCTCCTCAGCAGCCTTAGAGAATGGACGCAGCCGTGTTTATCTCGGTGTTCACTATCAATGGGATGCAGATGCGGCTTATGTATCGGGCACAAAATTGGCTGACTTTGTGTTTGAAAACTTACTGACACCTGTTTAA
- a CDS encoding chemotaxis protein CheW — MVSKPDFLSGNGQDHFRPELQVESPEGELHLRFYIPSHQEFALQATGIREVIELSPDRITPIPNASPLLLGTLNLRGRVIWVADLGQFLGEASALNTDRAEISVIAIEEQDTIVGLAVEEIGGMDWLDVQNLMPPTNVPDTMAPFLRGEWSLGAKNNQCLRLLDQMAIVRSARWAG, encoded by the coding sequence ATGGTCAGCAAACCGGACTTTTTAAGTGGCAACGGTCAAGACCACTTCCGACCAGAATTACAAGTAGAAAGTCCTGAAGGTGAGTTACATTTGAGGTTTTACATTCCCTCGCATCAGGAGTTTGCACTACAAGCAACTGGCATCCGGGAGGTAATTGAACTAAGTCCTGATAGAATCACCCCGATTCCTAATGCTTCTCCTTTACTTTTGGGTACTCTAAATTTACGAGGTCGAGTTATTTGGGTGGCCGATTTGGGTCAATTTCTAGGGGAAGCAAGTGCATTAAACACGGATAGAGCGGAAATTTCGGTGATTGCCATTGAAGAGCAAGACACAATAGTGGGTTTAGCAGTAGAGGAAATCGGTGGTATGGACTGGCTGGATGTCCAAAATCTCATGCCACCAACTAATGTTCCTGATACGATGGCTCCTTTTTTACGTGGAGAGTGGTCATTAGGTGCTAAAAATAATCAGTGTCTACGACTGCTCGATCAAATGGCAATTGTACGGAGTGCTAGGTGGGCAGGATGA
- a CDS encoding IS630 family transposase: MRSSQAATERVQKLRVEYWEQVRDIDPDNLVFLDETGVLLGLARTHARSQQGTRAYDQKPFYRGAKVTVIGAISIKKVVALMTMNNSMDSQAFDVFIEKFLAPNLWTGAVVVMDNLPAHKLASIVPMIEAVGAKVICLSSYSPDFNPIELWWSQLKSFLRSFAPTTTEMVDTVISVALDLMNPQHLKNWFTNCCYCTS; this comes from the coding sequence TTGCGGAGTAGTCAAGCAGCAACAGAAAGAGTTCAAAAACTAAGAGTAGAATATTGGGAACAGGTCAGAGATATAGATCCAGATAACTTAGTATTCCTAGATGAGACAGGAGTTTTATTAGGTCTGGCAAGAACTCATGCGCGTTCGCAACAAGGAACAAGAGCTTACGACCAAAAACCATTTTATAGAGGTGCAAAAGTCACAGTAATTGGAGCAATTAGTATTAAAAAAGTAGTGGCGTTAATGACGATGAATAACTCAATGGATAGCCAAGCATTTGATGTATTCATTGAGAAGTTTTTAGCGCCTAATTTATGGACAGGAGCAGTAGTCGTCATGGATAACTTACCTGCCCATAAACTAGCATCAATTGTACCAATGATTGAAGCTGTAGGTGCGAAAGTTATTTGTTTATCCTCATACTCTCCTGATTTTAATCCAATCGAGTTATGGTGGTCACAACTCAAATCTTTTTTACGCAGTTTTGCTCCAACTACAACAGAAATGGTTGATACAGTAATCTCAGTTGCACTCGACTTAATGAATCCTCAACATTTAAAAAACTGGTTTACTAATTGTTGCTATTGTACCTCATAA
- a CDS encoding helix-turn-helix domain-containing protein has product MKSYSIELREKIVAAHIQKNISIRKVANIFSVSKSLVQKLVKQQKLEGNLQPKPRGKPQFSHLTNADIELRELVEAHPDATLIELCELFADKTGNWVGRSAMCRALQKLGLNRKKKHCGVVKQQQKEFKN; this is encoded by the coding sequence ATGAAGTCATACTCTATCGAGCTTCGAGAAAAAATAGTTGCAGCACATATTCAAAAAAATATCTCAATCAGGAAAGTAGCTAACATATTTTCTGTCTCAAAGAGTTTAGTGCAAAAGCTTGTAAAACAACAAAAACTTGAAGGAAATTTACAACCAAAGCCGCGAGGAAAACCACAATTTAGTCATCTGACAAATGCTGACATAGAGTTAAGAGAATTAGTTGAAGCACATCCAGATGCAACATTGATAGAGTTGTGTGAATTATTTGCAGACAAAACTGGTAATTGGGTAGGTCGAAGTGCAATGTGTCGTGCCTTACAAAAATTAGGATTAAATCGTAAAAAAAAACATTGCGGAGTAGTCAAGCAGCAACAGAAAGAGTTCAAAAACTAA
- a CDS encoding response regulator: MQGNLNEIDICSILQLIELGQRTGQLWVRASSSHHHNKLGGEGASIYRPKQESWFVFFLNGQIIYCQEGESSLSRINDYLRHYRVETRLTDKQIASLLPTDAPEYAYLWALLERNIINPKIAGSIIQGLVHETLFDLLSLCQGNFIFHQGVALAPQLNTFEIAPFVAKITKQLQEWKQLYPHIQSPEQLPVLSDKVQLQSSLPEATVNRLQHWADGKTSLRQLARYLNRDILTVAKAIYPYVQQSWLQLVYLETDKLDTHTDTWELQGKPKGRIVCIDDAIAIGETINSILQPQGYEAIALSDPLEALSLVFQLKPDLILCDIAMSKLEGHEVCAMLRHSTAFRLTPIIMLTGKDGFIDRVKARMVGATDYLTKPFTDTELLMLVEKYINNQ; this comes from the coding sequence ATGCAGGGAAATTTAAATGAAATTGATATTTGCAGTATCCTGCAATTGATTGAGTTGGGACAACGAACCGGGCAATTATGGGTGAGAGCTAGTAGCTCTCATCATCACAACAAATTGGGTGGAGAGGGAGCAAGCATTTATCGCCCCAAACAAGAGTCTTGGTTCGTCTTTTTCTTGAATGGTCAAATTATCTATTGCCAAGAAGGTGAGAGTAGTTTATCCAGAATTAACGATTATTTACGTCATTACCGAGTTGAGACGCGACTCACCGACAAACAAATTGCTTCCCTACTACCCACCGACGCGCCAGAGTATGCCTATCTTTGGGCGCTTTTGGAGCGGAATATCATCAACCCAAAGATAGCTGGTAGTATCATTCAGGGCTTGGTGCATGAAACTCTCTTTGACCTGTTGAGTTTATGCCAAGGTAACTTCATTTTCCATCAAGGTGTCGCACTTGCCCCGCAATTAAACACTTTCGAGATTGCTCCATTTGTGGCAAAAATTACGAAGCAGCTGCAAGAGTGGAAGCAGCTGTATCCACACATTCAGTCTCCAGAACAATTACCAGTACTATCTGACAAAGTTCAACTACAATCTTCCCTGCCAGAAGCAACCGTGAATAGGCTACAACATTGGGCTGATGGTAAAACATCATTGCGTCAGCTGGCTCGCTATCTCAACCGAGACATTTTGACAGTCGCTAAGGCAATATACCCTTATGTGCAACAAAGTTGGCTACAACTAGTATATTTAGAGACAGATAAATTAGATACTCACACTGATACCTGGGAATTGCAGGGAAAACCAAAGGGGCGGATAGTATGTATTGACGATGCGATCGCCATCGGTGAGACTATAAATTCGATCTTACAACCACAAGGTTATGAAGCGATCGCTCTCAGCGATCCTTTAGAGGCATTGAGTCTGGTTTTTCAACTCAAACCGGATTTAATTTTATGCGATATTGCCATGTCAAAATTGGAAGGGCACGAGGTTTGCGCCATGCTGCGACATTCCACAGCATTTCGGCTCACACCGATTATCATGCTTACTGGGAAAGATGGGTTTATTGATCGAGTCAAAGCTAGGATGGTCGGGGCAACAGATTATTTGACAAAACCCTTTACAGACACTGAGTTACTCATGCTCGTGGAAAAATATATCAACAACCAATGA
- a CDS encoding response regulator transcription factor, translating to MSTVLIVEDSIAQREMITDLLKATGLTVTHASDGLEALEAIQIAPPDLVVLDIVMPRMNGYEVCRRLKSDPKTQNVPVVMCSSKGEEFDRYWGMKQGADAYIAKPFQPTELVGTVKQLLRG from the coding sequence ATGAGTACAGTTCTGATTGTGGAAGACAGTATCGCGCAAAGGGAGATGATTACAGACCTCCTGAAAGCAACTGGCCTAACAGTTACCCATGCCAGTGACGGATTAGAAGCATTGGAGGCAATCCAAATAGCACCTCCCGATTTAGTGGTATTGGATATTGTTATGCCCCGGATGAACGGCTACGAAGTTTGTCGGCGATTAAAATCCGATCCAAAAACCCAAAATGTCCCTGTGGTTATGTGTTCTTCCAAAGGCGAAGAATTTGATCGCTACTGGGGTATGAAGCAGGGTGCAGACGCTTACATAGCCAAACCGTTTCAACCAACCGAGTTGGTAGGAACAGTCAAACAACTGCTGCGAGGATAA